A genomic window from Rhizobiaceae bacterium includes:
- a CDS encoding dihydroxy-acid dehydratase, which translates to MAERRKFRSAAWFDGEGKNAFMHRSWMKNEGIPDDGFDGRPVIGICNTWSELTPCNAHLRELSERVKRGVYEAGGIPFEFPVMSLGESNMRPTAMLFRNLASMDVEESIRSNPIDGVVLLVGCDKTTPALLMGAASCNLPAITVSGGPMLNGKFRGQDIGSGTHVWKFYEDVKAGRMPVKDFLAAEQGQSRSAGSCMTMGTASTMASMVEALGIGMHDNAAIPAVDSRRFVLAQMAGRRIVELVEQDVRMSDILTRNAFENAIRVNGAIGGSTNAVLHLIAIARRIGVNLDLDDWDWLGRGIPTIVDLMPSGRFLMEDFYYAGGLPAVMAALFAAGLLHGDAMTVSGHAIGELVKDAPNYNPDVIRSWDSPLTNEGGIAVLRGNLAPNGAVIKPSAASPELMQHRGKAVVFENIEHYYARIDDPLLDIDASSVMVLKNCGPRGYPGMAEVGNMPLPAKLLKKGVSDMVRLSDARMSGTAYGTVVLHIAPEAAAGGPLALVHDGDIIELDVANRKLNMLVSESELVERKRSWSSPEPPIGGYESLYVERVLQADAGCDFDFLVGRRDATIPRHSH; encoded by the coding sequence ATGGCCGAAAGACGTAAGTTCCGCTCTGCAGCCTGGTTTGATGGGGAAGGCAAGAACGCCTTCATGCATCGGAGCTGGATGAAAAACGAAGGCATCCCTGACGATGGGTTCGACGGACGACCGGTCATCGGCATCTGCAACACATGGTCCGAACTGACACCCTGCAACGCCCATCTCAGGGAATTGTCCGAGCGGGTGAAGCGCGGCGTCTACGAGGCCGGCGGCATCCCGTTTGAGTTTCCTGTCATGTCGCTTGGAGAGAGCAACATGCGCCCGACGGCGATGCTCTTCCGCAATCTTGCCAGCATGGACGTGGAAGAATCCATCAGGAGCAATCCCATTGATGGCGTGGTGCTTCTGGTGGGATGCGACAAGACCACGCCCGCTTTGCTCATGGGAGCCGCATCTTGCAACCTTCCCGCCATAACCGTCTCAGGCGGCCCGATGCTCAATGGCAAGTTCAGGGGACAGGACATCGGCTCGGGAACGCATGTCTGGAAGTTCTACGAGGACGTCAAGGCGGGACGGATGCCGGTGAAGGACTTCCTGGCAGCCGAACAGGGCCAAAGCCGTTCCGCCGGAAGCTGTATGACGATGGGAACGGCCTCGACCATGGCCAGCATGGTGGAGGCGCTGGGAATAGGCATGCACGACAATGCCGCTATACCTGCCGTCGATTCGCGACGGTTCGTCCTGGCGCAAATGGCCGGCCGCAGAATCGTCGAGCTCGTCGAGCAGGACGTACGCATGTCCGACATCCTCACTCGCAATGCATTTGAAAACGCGATCCGGGTCAACGGGGCCATTGGAGGATCGACCAACGCGGTTCTTCATCTCATTGCAATCGCGCGCCGGATTGGGGTCAATTTGGATCTCGACGACTGGGATTGGCTGGGTCGGGGCATTCCTACCATCGTTGATCTGATGCCTTCAGGCCGCTTCCTGATGGAGGATTTCTATTACGCGGGCGGGCTGCCGGCGGTGATGGCCGCTCTCTTCGCAGCTGGACTCTTGCATGGCGATGCCATGACGGTAAGCGGCCATGCAATAGGCGAGCTCGTCAAGGATGCCCCCAATTACAATCCCGATGTAATCCGTTCATGGGACAGTCCCCTGACCAACGAGGGGGGCATTGCGGTCCTGCGCGGCAACTTGGCGCCCAACGGCGCGGTGATCAAACCCTCAGCCGCATCACCTGAACTCATGCAACACCGCGGCAAGGCTGTCGTGTTCGAAAACATCGAGCACTACTATGCGCGCATCGACGATCCACTCCTCGACATAGACGCGTCGTCGGTCATGGTGCTGAAGAACTGCGGTCCACGCGGGTACCCCGGCATGGCTGAAGTGGGGAACATGCCGTTGCCGGCCAAACTGTTGAAGAAAGGCGTGTCCGACATGGTGCGCCTCTCCGACGCGCGCATGAGCGGCACGGCTTATGGCACGGTGGTGCTTCACATTGCACCCGAAGCAGCGGCGGGCGGCCCTCTTGCTTTGGTGCATGATGGCGACATCATCGAGCTTGATGTTGCGAACCGCAAGTTGAACATGCTGGTATCGGAATCGGAACTCGTAGAAAGGAAGCGCAGTTGGAGCTCGCCGGAGCCGCCGATCGGTGGCTATGAGAGCCTCTATGTGGAGCGCGTGCTGCAGGCAGATGCGGGATGCGATTTTGATTTCCTCGTCGGTCGTCGCGATGCGACGATTCCACGACACTCTCACTGA